In Luteibacter mycovicinus, a genomic segment contains:
- a CDS encoding LysR family transcriptional regulator gives MRTGLTEFEAVLAVARHGSFRAAAGELNLSTSALSQSVASLEARLGTRLFHRTTRSVRLTEAGERFVADVAPAIASLGVAIERASDEGDAPRGTLRINTSSGAARRVMAPLLVPYLTRYPDVRLDLVTDDRLVDIVRDGFDAGFRTADIVPGDMIAVPFGEPIRFAVVGSPGYLAANGTPRNPSDLARHRCIRARMRSGHIYHWEFERHGEAIEVDVPGVLTLDEPNLMLEAARAGLGLTYLTEFNVAEDLASGSLVRVLEDWTPPFDRLCLYYSGRRHVPGALRALIDLIRETG, from the coding sequence ATGCGTACCGGTCTTACGGAATTCGAAGCCGTGCTGGCGGTCGCGCGGCACGGTAGCTTTCGCGCCGCGGCGGGTGAGCTGAATCTCTCCACCTCAGCCCTTAGCCAGTCCGTCGCCTCGCTGGAGGCCCGGCTCGGCACGCGGCTTTTTCACCGGACGACACGCAGCGTCCGGCTGACCGAAGCCGGCGAGCGCTTCGTGGCCGATGTGGCCCCCGCCATCGCAAGCCTCGGTGTGGCGATCGAGCGGGCCAGCGACGAGGGCGATGCACCGCGCGGGACGCTGAGGATCAATACGTCTTCCGGGGCCGCCCGGCGTGTGATGGCGCCGCTGCTGGTGCCCTATCTGACGCGCTATCCCGACGTGCGGCTCGATCTGGTCACCGACGACAGGCTTGTCGACATCGTGCGTGATGGGTTCGATGCGGGCTTCCGCACCGCGGACATCGTGCCGGGCGACATGATCGCCGTCCCTTTCGGGGAGCCGATCCGGTTCGCCGTGGTCGGCTCACCCGGCTACCTCGCGGCGAACGGCACGCCGCGCAATCCGTCGGATCTCGCCCGCCACCGCTGTATCCGGGCGCGTATGCGCTCCGGCCATATCTACCACTGGGAATTCGAGCGGCACGGTGAAGCGATCGAGGTCGACGTGCCGGGCGTGCTGACGCTCGACGAGCCGAACCTGATGCTCGAAGCGGCCCGCGCCGGCCTGGGCCTGACCTACCTCACCGAGTTCAACGTGGCGGAAGATCTTGCGTCCGGCAGCCTGGTGAGGGTGCTCGAGGACTGGACCCCGCCGTTCGACCGGCTGTGCCTGTATTACTCCGGCAGGCGCCACGTACCCGGCGCGCTGCGCGCGCTGATCGACCTCATCAGGGAAACCGGCTGA
- a CDS encoding aldehyde dehydrogenase family protein, producing the protein MHTIDHIYIDGAFVTPHGEERFDLFNPATEEVIGTVRLADAEDARQAIAAAKRAFPAFSRTTIEERIALLQRMHDAIVAREDDLFAAIVEEYGAPVSRGRWMTGHASGVFLDVIATLREYDFEPRMGSATVRMQPVGVAGLITPWNSNAGFICGKLASALAAGCTAVIKPSEMSALQTRIVTEALHEAGAPAGVFNIVTGRGDTVGAEIVGSPDIAKVSFTGSTAVGKGIVRAAADTLKRVTLELGGKSPSIVLDDADFAVALPLAVMAGFNNSGQACIAGTRLLVPRARLAEFEAMVVAAIDDIVSGDPSDPATTVGPMVSRKQWDRVQGYIRRGIDDGARLIAGGEGRPDGYERGWLVKPTVFADVRNDMAIAREEIFGPVLSIIAYDGDEDAIAIANDTPYGLQAYVFSADEARARRVAERVDAGRVAINSLKHDPKAPFGGFKQSGWGREYGVLGLEAYLEPKALLGLSG; encoded by the coding sequence ATGCACACGATCGACCACATTTATATCGATGGCGCGTTTGTCACTCCCCACGGTGAGGAACGTTTCGACCTGTTCAATCCGGCGACCGAGGAAGTCATCGGGACGGTACGTCTGGCCGATGCCGAAGACGCCCGGCAGGCCATTGCGGCGGCGAAGCGGGCTTTCCCCGCGTTCTCGCGGACGACGATCGAGGAGCGCATCGCCCTGCTTCAGCGCATGCATGACGCGATCGTGGCGCGGGAGGACGACCTCTTCGCCGCGATCGTCGAGGAGTACGGCGCACCCGTATCGCGCGGACGCTGGATGACCGGGCACGCGTCCGGCGTCTTTCTGGACGTCATTGCGACGCTCCGGGAGTATGACTTCGAACCGCGCATGGGCAGCGCCACCGTGCGCATGCAGCCTGTCGGTGTGGCGGGATTGATCACGCCCTGGAACAGCAATGCGGGTTTCATCTGCGGCAAGCTGGCGTCGGCGCTCGCCGCAGGTTGCACCGCCGTCATCAAACCCAGCGAGATGAGCGCGCTGCAGACACGCATCGTCACCGAAGCGCTGCATGAAGCCGGCGCGCCAGCGGGCGTGTTCAACATCGTCACGGGACGCGGCGACACGGTCGGCGCCGAGATCGTCGGCAGCCCGGATATCGCCAAGGTGTCGTTCACCGGTTCGACCGCCGTCGGCAAAGGCATCGTCCGGGCGGCGGCGGATACGCTGAAGCGCGTCACGCTGGAACTCGGTGGCAAGTCGCCGTCGATCGTCCTCGACGACGCGGACTTCGCGGTCGCGTTGCCGCTCGCCGTCATGGCGGGTTTCAACAACAGTGGGCAGGCGTGTATCGCTGGTACACGTCTGCTGGTGCCCCGGGCGCGTCTTGCCGAGTTTGAAGCAATGGTCGTAGCGGCAATCGACGATATCGTGTCAGGCGATCCGTCCGATCCGGCCACGACGGTCGGACCCATGGTCAGCCGCAAGCAGTGGGATCGTGTGCAAGGCTATATACGCCGCGGTATCGACGACGGTGCGCGCCTGATCGCCGGCGGTGAGGGACGGCCGGACGGCTACGAGCGTGGCTGGCTGGTGAAACCGACCGTGTTCGCCGATGTCCGCAACGACATGGCCATTGCCCGCGAGGAGATCTTCGGACCGGTGCTCTCGATCATCGCGTATGACGGCGACGAGGATGCAATCGCCATCGCCAATGACACGCCGTATGGATTGCAGGCATACGTCTTCTCCGCGGATGAGGCACGCGCACGCCGCGTCGCGGAACGCGTCGACGCGGGTCGTGTCGCGATCAATTCGCTGAAGCACGATCCGAAGGCGCCGTTCGGTGGGTTCAAGCAATCGGGCTGGGGACGGGAGTACGGCGTGCTCGGACTGGAGGCCTATCTGGAGCCGAAGGCTCTGTTGGGATTGTCGGGCTAA
- a CDS encoding peptidylprolyl isomerase yields the protein MLARTCLALALTIALPAMAADEAKKAHTPTPKELLAKSTPAEWRTPDPENLVYMDLPQGRVVIELAQDWSPLHAGNIRTLIREHYFDGTQVIRVQDNFVTQWGDPDGDDKKKAKSLGTAKETLSPEFTRKDGKAFPFTKLPDGDVYAPEVGFSEGFPVARDKGEAWITHCYGTVGVARDVGAETGNGSSLYAIIGQAPRNLDRNLAVAGKVIKGMDLLAAYPRGGEPMGFYDKPGQRVTIKSVRLAADVPEAERTPIQVLRTDSKTFSAVIEAKRNRKDDFYTRPAGKIDLCNISVPVRDPTQKAP from the coding sequence ATGCTCGCTCGCACCTGCCTCGCGCTCGCCCTCACCATCGCCCTGCCCGCGATGGCTGCCGATGAGGCCAAGAAGGCCCATACCCCCACGCCGAAGGAGCTCCTGGCGAAGTCCACCCCGGCGGAATGGCGCACGCCCGACCCCGAGAATCTGGTCTACATGGACCTGCCGCAGGGCCGCGTGGTCATCGAACTGGCCCAGGACTGGTCGCCGCTGCATGCCGGGAACATCCGCACGCTGATTCGCGAACACTATTTCGACGGCACCCAGGTGATCCGCGTTCAGGACAACTTCGTTACCCAGTGGGGCGATCCCGACGGCGACGACAAGAAGAAGGCCAAATCGCTCGGTACGGCGAAGGAAACCCTGTCACCCGAGTTCACCCGCAAGGACGGCAAGGCGTTTCCGTTTACGAAACTTCCCGATGGCGATGTCTACGCACCGGAAGTCGGTTTCTCCGAAGGCTTCCCGGTCGCACGCGACAAGGGCGAGGCCTGGATCACCCATTGCTACGGGACCGTGGGCGTTGCACGCGACGTCGGCGCCGAGACGGGTAACGGCAGCTCGCTCTACGCGATCATCGGCCAGGCCCCGCGCAACCTCGACCGCAACCTCGCGGTAGCGGGCAAAGTCATCAAGGGAATGGATCTGCTGGCCGCCTACCCGCGTGGCGGCGAGCCGATGGGCTTCTACGACAAGCCCGGGCAGCGCGTGACGATCAAGAGCGTTCGCCTCGCGGCGGACGTTCCCGAAGCCGAGCGCACGCCGATCCAGGTGCTCCGCACCGACAGCAAGACGTTCTCGGCGGTGATCGAGGCCAAGCGCAATCGTAAGGACGATTTCTACACGCGCCCGGCGGGGAAGATCGACCTCTGCAATATCAGCGTGCCGGTGCGGGATCCGACGCAGAAGGCGCCTTGA
- a CDS encoding DUF3014 domain-containing protein: MSSQSSGSKWVAGLLIVAILVVAGIFVWREKQARDAVTAPPFASASSTASAPATSVHDAALPEHPIDPARGSTSALPALDQSDDEVLAGLLALTGDEALKSLLKSDAIVSRMVSTIDALPKQTVGMNVLPLRTPTGRFQVVSDDGNFVASKKNADRYATYMYVADRVSPKAAAAWYKHNYPLFQQAYRDLGTGGYFNDRLVEVIDHLLAAPEPKGNQQLLPEKVGYVYANPALEQLSVGQKFMIRVGPENEAKLKAKLRALRAEVVSQKDEARDSAAQD; this comes from the coding sequence TCAGTCGTCGGGTTCGAAGTGGGTCGCAGGTTTGTTGATCGTGGCGATCCTCGTGGTAGCGGGTATTTTCGTCTGGCGCGAGAAGCAGGCGCGCGATGCCGTCACCGCGCCACCTTTCGCCTCCGCGTCCTCGACGGCATCCGCTCCCGCTACGTCCGTGCACGACGCCGCGCTGCCGGAGCATCCGATCGATCCCGCCCGTGGTTCGACTTCCGCGCTTCCCGCGCTCGATCAGAGCGACGACGAGGTGCTGGCCGGGTTGCTCGCGCTCACCGGCGACGAAGCGTTGAAGTCGCTGCTGAAGTCGGATGCGATCGTGTCGCGGATGGTTTCCACCATCGATGCGTTACCGAAGCAGACTGTCGGTATGAACGTCCTTCCCTTGCGTACGCCGACAGGCCGGTTTCAGGTCGTTTCCGACGACGGCAATTTCGTCGCGTCGAAAAAGAATGCGGATCGCTATGCGACCTACATGTATGTCGCCGATCGTGTAAGTCCGAAGGCCGCGGCCGCCTGGTACAAGCACAACTACCCGTTATTCCAGCAGGCGTATCGCGACCTTGGTACGGGCGGTTATTTCAACGATCGCCTCGTCGAGGTGATCGATCACCTGCTGGCCGCGCCGGAGCCGAAGGGCAATCAGCAGCTGCTTCCGGAGAAGGTGGGGTATGTCTACGCCAATCCCGCGCTGGAGCAGCTGTCGGTCGGGCAGAAGTTCATGATTCGCGTCGGTCCGGAGAATGAGGCGAAGTTGAAGGCTAAGCTGCGGGCGTTGCGGGCTGAAGTGGTGAGTCAGAAGGACGAGGCGAGGGATTCGGCCGCTCAGGACTGA